The Alnus glutinosa chromosome 10, dhAlnGlut1.1, whole genome shotgun sequence DNA window ACGTCTCTTTATATATCTAAGTTTGCCGGAGCGAGGGCTCTGCTTCCCTTTCTTTCCAAATCTCATCACTCTATCCCTTTGTAAGGGATATTCTAATTTCTGCGTGCGATTGTAAGCATAGCTCTTCTGTCGACTCTAGGCAGTGGTCGTATATCCTGTGTCTAAAAAATATTCAATTGAAAGTGAGAAGATGAGAGCAGGTCTTGGAAGTCTGCAGCAGGGACTAACTGCTGAGGCAACAAGCATGGTGAAACAAGCGGTTAGCCTTGCTAAACGCCGGGGTCATGCGCAAGTGACTCCTCTCCATGTTGCAAGCGCTATGCTTGCGTCCTCCACTGGTCTTCTTCGAAGGGCTTGCCTTCAATCTCACTCTCACCCCCTCCAATGCAAAGCCCTAGAGCTTTGCTTCAATGTCGCGCTCAACCGACTCCCCGCCGCCTCGCCGAGCCCTTTGTTAGGCCCTCACTACTTCAAACCTTCCCTCTCCAATGCCTTGGTTGCAGCCTTCAAGCGTGCTCAGGCTCACCAGCGCCGTGGCTCTATTGAAAATCAGCAGCAGCCTATATTAGCTCTGAAAATAGAGTTAGAACAGCTCATAATCTCCATGTTAGATGACCCTAGTGTTAGTAGAGTGATGAGAGAGGCTGGTTTCTCGAGCACCCAAGTGAAAAATAGGGTAGAACAAGCTGTTTCTTTGGAGATTTGTTCTCAAACTGATCAAAGCCCTTCTATAAGTAACCAGTCACTAGGAAAAGTACCCTTGGACCAAGTTAGGAGTGAAGATGTAATGAGTGTTGTGAAAGAATTGTCGAACAAAAGAAATAGAAACACAGTTATAGTAGGAGAGTGTTTGGCTAGTGCCGACGGTGTGTTTAGGGGAGTAATGGAGAAGTTTGAAAGAGGAAATGTTCCTGGGGAGTTGAGGTATGTGAAATTTGTTAGTCTGCCTCTCTTCTCTCTGAGGAACTCATCCAAGAAGGATATTGAGCAGAAGGTGGTGGAGCTTAGGTGCCTAGTGAAAAGCTATATTGGCAGAGGAATTGTCTTGTATTTGGGTGATCTCAAATGGATTTCTGAGTTTTGGTCAACTTTTGGTGAAGAAAGGAGAAACTACTACTGTCCTGTGGAGCACATAATCATGGAGCTTAAAGGTTTGGTGTGTGGAATTGGGGAAACTTCAGGAAGATTGTGGCTTTTAGGGCTTGCTACCTTTCAGACTTACATGAGATGTAAAACTGGCAGCCCTTCTCTGGAGACTCTGTGGGAGCTTCACCCTCTTACCATCCCAGTTGGCAGCCTCAGCCTAACTCTCAACCTTGAAAGGTAAATTTGATGTAGCAATAaggatttttcttctttgttctaaTCAGTTTCTgggttatatattttttcctagtTCCttaactttttcatattttggtttttcgATATATTAACTCTAGGCTGCTTTCTTCAGTAATTTGCAAGCTCAAGTCTGTAGCAAGGTCTCCAACAATGTGTCTGGTTGGCAACTGCTTGAAACTGAATTTGATAAGCAGCTAACTTGCTGCACCGATTGCGCGGTCAATTTCAACAGGGAAGCTCAAAGCATAGGTAGCAACTTTCGTAACAAGGAGAACACTACTACCACCATGAGTATTTCCACAAACTCAAGCTTGCCTTCATGGCTCCAACAGGAGAAGAAAGACAGCAGAATAGTCTCTTTGAATAATCAGGTTAGTTTCTATCTTATCCATTTATTTATTGTCACaagttaaatcaccacttattctaaaagcttaagctaataggaaacGGTGAATTTAAcgatttaatttatattttcacaTTCTCTCTCACATGTGAGTTCGAACTCCCCTTCATCAAGgtttgaactcaagacctttatttctgatactatgttaaatcatcacttatttcaaaaacttaagcttataggaatgAATGCattcaatcatttaatttatattctaacctATCTCGATACAAGTTCAAAAGTAACATTATTTGGTATCTCTAATACAGGAATGTGTCACTGTCAGCGATCTGTGCAAGAAATGGAATTCATTCTGCAGTTCAAGCCATAAGCAACCCCATTTTCCCGAGAAAGGTTTCATTTTCACTTCTTCATCTCCTTCCTCCACATCAGTCTCTTCATACGAGCACAAACCTAGCTTGCATCACACCCACCTGATTTGGCCAACCACCTTTGAACCCAAACAGACTCCAAAAGAGCAGCAGTTTTGGGTGTCTGAAACTAATTATGATCATGGAGTCTATGAAAGCAATTTGAGACAGTTCCTGCCAGAGAGAATTAATGACCCTAAACCAGTCCTTTTGTCCAATCCTAATTCTAGCCCGAATTCAGCTTCTTCAAGTGAGATAATGGAGGATATGGTTGGCCTTCATATGTTCAGAGAGCTTAATGCTGAGAATATGAAGTTACTATGTGATGCATTGGAGAAAAAGGTTTCCTGGCAGAAAGACATAATTCCTGAGATTGCAACAACTATCCTTGAGAGCAGGTCTGGAATGAGCAAAAGGAAAGGCAATGTGAAAGACagagagaacagagaagaaactTGGCTGTTCTTCTTAGGTGTTGATAATGATGACAAAGAAAAGATTTCAAGGGAGCTAGCTAAACTTCTTTTTGGCTCTCAAAGTAGCTTAGTATCAATTTGTTTGAGCAGCTTCTCTTCAACAAGGGCTGATTCAACTGAAgaatccaaaaagaaaaggacaagaGGTGAACTGGGTTCCAGCTATCTGGAGAGATTTGGTGAAGCAGTGAATGAGAACCCTCACAGAGTGTTCTTCATGGAAGATGTAGATCAAATCGATTACTGCTCTCAAAAGGGTATCAAGCAAGCAATTGAAAGTGGAAGAATAATTCTTCCTGGTGGTGAAACTGTTCCTCTTATGGACGCCATTATCATTTTCAGTTGTGAAAGTTTCAGCTCTGTTTCCAGAGCCTGTTCTCCCTCAAGAAGGCAAAAACATGctgagaatgaagaaaaaaccaATGAGGATGACTTGGAAGAGAAAATCCCATGTGTACTATCACTAGACTTGAATATTGCCATTGAAGATGACAACGGAGATCATGAACATGCAGTTGGTGACATTGGGATTCTGGAATCTGTGGATAGGCAAGTTACTTTCAGAATTCAAGAATTGTGATTCTGTAATAGGAGGGGAACAATTGATCTTCAAAATGGGCTgatactttgttttttttttccttttctttttcttttaacatgGATTTGTGAGGGGTAAACGAAGAAAATGGTATAACATAGTGTTCACAAGGATTCTGTAGGGGTGGTAGGATTTAGCCATGTAGAGCTATGTGTATATTAGTGTATCTTTGATGTTCTTGTTGCATGTAACAGGATTGCTACACTATCAGATGTTGTCTTTCTTTGGGGATTTTGTGACTTCAAATTACAGAATTTTTTACCAAGTTATCACctttcttcctttgtttttatttttacgaATTGTCAATCTATAAAACTATGTTTTCTTTAATGAAGCTCAAGTTATGCACAaagtttcttcaattttttacaGATAGTTATTATAGAAACACCTTGGATTAATAGCACCTACGCATTTGTTTTTAGAGGAGTGTTATACATACTTTCAAGTGCTACACATACttccaatggtaatttttattgtcacatcaGGGAGTGAGCACTTAGGAATATATGTAGAATTTCTCTTAGTTTTATAAGGCAAAATTGCTAGAGTTAGTATGTTCACTTGTGATGCTTTGGCCACACTGGTGCTCTTAAATTATCATTTGTTTTAGAAGTtcaagctaataaaaaatgatgaatttaactatttaataCTTCCCCTCACGGATGAATTGAAACTCTTCCTTAGTCACATGTTAACTCTCTCTTAATAAGTGCTGTTCAACACAACGAAtgtttaattgaaattagaGATAAATTATGGAAACAAGGTTAAAATTCGATACTACTGttttaataccatgttaaatcaccatttgttGTACGTTCTGTATCTGAACTTAAAGGCAATAATTCAACTGGTGCAAAAGGTTGTTTATCTCTTTAATACACTTAAACATAATCAGATCTCCATTAAACTCTAGTTAGGCCTGAACCATCGTCTCTACCGACTTCTTTATTCTTtgatacaaaaaagaaaaagatgttgcTTAGTTTTAAAGGCAATTGATCAATTGGTATAAAAGGTTGTTTATGTCTTTACCTCACTCCAATATAATCAGACCCATTATTTCCATTTAGGCCTGACCATCTTCTCTGTGAATCCTTTGTTCTtcgattcaaaaaaaaagaaaaaaaaaaaaggaaaaataattgaGGAAGTGGTACAGAAAGCACTGCAGCACATGATGAGTTGTGTATTGGATTTGAAAACCTTTTGACAATGATTGCACAGTGTTCTAAAGTGGAATGGATACATCATATAGGCACTTTCTTATAATCTGTTCTCTCTTTTGCTATGTATGCTCCAAAGAGAAATTAAATGTTAGaacattaataaatttataattttttatcggTTTAAATTGttggaataagtggtgatttaatatggtgaCAGATCAAATGTCACAAGCCGGAACCCTGTTTTCGCAATTCacctcacatttcaattaaatattctacgtgtttagcctaatttatttatattgagtTTAATCCACACGTGAGAGGTAATGGTAAAATAACATTGAGACAAGCATGACAATTTTTCGAGCACAAAACTAGATTACAAATTCTGCATAATATGTACATGCGGTAGAGAAATCATcacaaaaaaggagagaaaatagATCATAAGAAATCTAGAGGCTAAATAAAGAAACAATTCAAACTTAATTGTTAAGAACTGTCGTGTGACGTCCCGCATTGCTTGGATATGAGAATGAGTATGtgcttatacatatatattcacACTTTTCTTGATACAAcgcattttaaaatcgtgatgaTCATGCACTTATCAGAACTTCGCAGTCAAGCGTACTTCTACGAGAGTAATATCAAGATGGGTAACCTCCTGAAAAGTTTGGTTGTATCGTTGAGAGTGGGTTGTTACAGCCCGAGTATTTCATGCTCTGTAGTATATTTCTCATCCATCTcaattcataaaaaatgaatgaaaaatgttacaaaGAATATGAAATATCATAGGAAATTCTCCCACAAGCTTGATTAAAATGCCAATCACTTTGCATAAATGGGAGGGCCATtggtactttttcttttttctattttctatttttctattttttcttttttcttttgtcttttgtcttttttcttttttcttttttcttttttctttatgcgGTTAGTAATAAGACCTAACATTCTCATCTTTGAAAAGTATCGGCGCGGATGATCATAACCTAAAAGAATTAAGATCACTAGTATGATGAAGACAAGGAGAAGGTAGCATCTAATATATGATCATAACCTAAAAGAATTAAGATCTCTAGTATGATGAAGACAAGGAGAAGCTAgcatctaatatatatatatatgtagaccATAGATGTTCTAGCTTTAGCATCACATGAGGAACATCATCATCACAAATTTAAAACCAGAAtcctaataattatatatataaagtgattAGCTTCGCAAGTCAGTGAGGACACCAAGATCAATTAAttgttttgctttatttatttccttgtcatattttatctttatctttattataattaaaaaaaaaaaattgatgttttgCCTATAAAAGTGGAGCTAGGCCGGTTACATTCTACAAAGGGAAGaaagtataataataataataataataataaaaattaaaattttcccCTACCagagagacatttttttttttttgggtaacaACTCAGAAAAAACACTAATactaaaagaactagtcaatttaaaaCTTATTTGGAATAGATTTTAAGGTTTAGTCTCATCCAGTGAGGAACCAAACGTAGGACTAGCAATGGTAGTGGTTTAATGGACTCAAGGAATCCCCAAGTGGTTGGACATATATTAGGGTGAGAGTTTGACTACCGATATGAAAATCATCAATCCTATTAGTATTTAGCTGCCTTGAGTCCACTGATATCCTAATGGGGATGGGTCAGACTATAACTCGGTTGGACTTGAGGGAGGCGCTTGTAGTTCCAATTGTCTAGGCCCCATCTGTGTGGCTCATAGCGGATAGGTGCTAGCTACTATAGTCACGTTCAGCTAGAATAGCTACGTCTCTCCCGCATGCCTTTTtttattagagaaaaaaaaaaaaccaatgtaAGATTTAGCACACATAAGTATATGTCTTTCTAAATCCTACACTCTATATCATGAGCTAgtcattttctcaatataaGACTGAAGTGTTACATTTTCCTTCATTGCCCGCGTTTAGCCGACTGCGAGCATTTATCATAAAGCTATTTAAGAAATTTGGAAATGCATAAATTATTCAGAAAATAATAATGTTTCTTTTGAATTATGGATTGGGCACAGGGGACATATGGGTTTCTTACCCTCTAGTAGTGCATGCTTTTTTGCCTTCATTTTGTTCTCACTTTACTTTGTTGATCATGACACTAAATTTTCATGTCATTCTTGTCCCGAACATCTTAATTCGCATGTTTTGACAGCTAGATAGATAAGCCTCTTTCCAACATCTTCCTTAATATTTTAAAGTACACTTAATCAGTTAATTGTTCCACGATTTCTAGGGTCCTGGCTCctgcaaaatttaaaaaatattacaaaaattcgattatttttattttatttatttatttttaa harbors:
- the LOC133880396 gene encoding protein SMAX1-LIKE 3-like — translated: MRAGLGSLQQGLTAEATSMVKQAVSLAKRRGHAQVTPLHVASAMLASSTGLLRRACLQSHSHPLQCKALELCFNVALNRLPAASPSPLLGPHYFKPSLSNALVAAFKRAQAHQRRGSIENQQQPILALKIELEQLIISMLDDPSVSRVMREAGFSSTQVKNRVEQAVSLEICSQTDQSPSISNQSLGKVPLDQVRSEDVMSVVKELSNKRNRNTVIVGECLASADGVFRGVMEKFERGNVPGELRYVKFVSLPLFSLRNSSKKDIEQKVVELRCLVKSYIGRGIVLYLGDLKWISEFWSTFGEERRNYYCPVEHIIMELKGLVCGIGETSGRLWLLGLATFQTYMRCKTGSPSLETLWELHPLTIPVGSLSLTLNLESNLQAQVCSKVSNNVSGWQLLETEFDKQLTCCTDCAVNFNREAQSIGSNFRNKENTTTTMSISTNSSLPSWLQQEKKDSRIVSLNNQECVTVSDLCKKWNSFCSSSHKQPHFPEKGFIFTSSSPSSTSVSSYEHKPSLHHTHLIWPTTFEPKQTPKEQQFWVSETNYDHGVYESNLRQFLPERINDPKPVLLSNPNSSPNSASSSEIMEDMVGLHMFRELNAENMKLLCDALEKKVSWQKDIIPEIATTILESRSGMSKRKGNVKDRENREETWLFFLGVDNDDKEKISRELAKLLFGSQSSLVSICLSSFSSTRADSTEESKKKRTRGELGSSYLERFGEAVNENPHRVFFMEDVDQIDYCSQKGIKQAIESGRIILPGGETVPLMDAIIIFSCESFSSVSRACSPSRRQKHAENEEKTNEDDLEEKIPCVLSLDLNIAIEDDNGDHEHAVGDIGILESVDRQVTFRIQEL